CGTCGATTCGTATTTCGGATTGACGACGAATCGTATCCGGAGAAACGGAAACTGCTTCTTCACAAACGACCGTATGGCCTCGGCTTTGTACCCTATGACGAGCCCGATCTGGCTGATTCCCGCGGCTGCGACGTTTTCGATCACCCGTTGCAGGATTGGCTTCCCGCCGACAGCAAGGAGACATTTGGGATGACTATCGGAGAGCGGACGCATACGAGTGGCGCTTCCCGCTGCCAGGATAACCGCTTTCATCGCGCACCTCCCGGTGCACGATTGCCGTCAAGAAATTCCCCGAGTGCGGCAAGCAATAGCCTGTTCTGTTCCAATGTTCCCACTGTAATTCTGATACAGGAGATGAATTCGGGCTCGGTGAAGAACTTCACGGCGAGGTGACGTTCCAGGAGAAACCGACGAAGCGGTTCTTTCAGGTCAAGAGGGATTTTCACGAGCACGAAATTCGCGTCGGATTTGAAGAGTTGAAATCCTGCCTGCCGGCCAAAGAAATCCCCGTATGCCTTCCGGTCCAGTCGCATGGCGCTGCTGATGGTGCTGTAATATTCCGGCGAATCAAGAGCGGCCAGTGCCAGCGCCTCCGATATCCTGTTGTAGCCAAGATAGCGTGAGGCGAACCTGGTGAGCCGGGTCAGGCTTGTGCCGACTGCTGCGAAGGCTATGCGCGCACCGGCAAGTGCATAGAACTTCGAAAACGTCCTCAGCACAACGAGATTCCGGTACCGTTGGATGAGATCCGCGATGTGCTCGTTGGACGTATCGGCAAACCCCCAGTACGCTTCATCGAGAACGACGATGCTCTCCCGAAATGCTTCGGAGAGCTTCTTGAGATCGGCATCGGGAAATGAATTGCCCGTCGGATTATTCGGTGACGCGATGAGGACCACCCGGGGTGATTCCTTCCGGTACAGCTCCACGATCTCATCGACATCATAGTAGAATGAATCAGAGCCCTCCTTCAACGCGTAGGTAACTGTTTCGCCCCCGACCTCGGCTGCGACCTTCTGATAGTACCACCATGATTGGGCCGGGGAGAGTATCTTCTCCCCTGGACCGAGATAGCAGTGGACAATCTGCTTCAGCATATCCTCACTCCCCTCGCTGAGCAGAATTTGAGGCTCAGGGATTCGGAGTTCCGAGGCGAGTCGCTCCGAAAGCCGGCTCTTCACTCCCCGGGTGAAATCGCGCGAGTAGATGCTGAGCTCTTCGATACCGAGCTTCCGAAGGGCTTCGAAGCACTTCGGTGAGGGTCCGTAGAGATTTTCGTTGCGGTCGAGATAGATGATGTCAGGCATATCGGTCATTAAGTGGGCAATCAGCTGTCAGCGATCAG
The nucleotide sequence above comes from Ignavibacteriales bacterium. Encoded proteins:
- a CDS encoding histidinol-phosphate transaminase, whose amino-acid sequence is MPDIIYLDRNENLYGPSPKCFEALRKLGIEELSIYSRDFTRGVKSRLSERLASELRIPEPQILLSEGSEDMLKQIVHCYLGPGEKILSPAQSWWYYQKVAAEVGGETVTYALKEGSDSFYYDVDEIVELYRKESPRVVLIASPNNPTGNSFPDADLKKLSEAFRESIVVLDEAYWGFADTSNEHIADLIQRYRNLVVLRTFSKFYALAGARIAFAAVGTSLTRLTRFASRYLGYNRISEALALAALDSPEYYSTISSAMRLDRKAYGDFFGRQAGFQLFKSDANFVLVKIPLDLKEPLRRFLLERHLAVKFFTEPEFISCIRITVGTLEQNRLLLAALGEFLDGNRAPGGAR